The DNA region GGCTCGAGCCGCTCTGCTGGCTCGCCAATCGCCCTGCGGCGCTTGGCGCAGCGGGGCCGGCATCGACGCCGGGCTCACCGCGCGGCTCGTGCTGCTCGATCTTCGCGTCGGCGCGTCCGACCCGCTGCGTACCGAACAACTCTGCCGAGCCCTGCGCGGCGCCCAGTCCGAATCAGGAGGCTGGCCGGCCGCCGGCGACGGGCCGGTTGACCTGTCTTGCAGCGTGCTGGCCTACTTCGCCCTGAAGTCGGCCGGCGCCAGCCCCGCCGACCCCGACCTGCGACGCGCTCGACAAGCGATCGCCGAGCTAGGCGGCTTGGGCGGAGTCGACCTCGATGCGCAGCGCTGGCTCGCGATGTTCGGCCAGGTCGCCCAATCGGGCGTAACGCCGGTGGTGACGCTCTCGCCCAAGCAGGGCGTAGCCGAGCTGATCGGCGCCGGCGACGCGACGACCTCTGCGGTGGCTCGGCCGATCGACCCGCTCGCCGAGGCGTTGTGGGAAGCAGCCGTCAACAACCGCCCGGCCGACCTCGCGGGGCGTCTGCACCACGACACGCAGGCCGAAACGCTGGCCGTCCACGCCCCCTGTGACCAAACGCTCAACACGGCCGCGGCCCTGGGTGGGCTGCTGGCGACGGGCGCGGACCCGCTGGACGGGGCGATCGTCGCCGGCCGCACCGCGCTGGGCGCTAGCGCCGCCGATGGATCGATCCTTGCTCGGGCAGCGGCGCTGCTGGCGCTGGCCGACGCCGGCCGCGCGGCAGACGCCCCCCCTTGGCTCCGCGTAGCACAGGAAGAAGAGGTGGCAGCCGGCACGGCCGCGGCTGCCGATGAGCTGCGTGCGGCCCTCGCCGAATCGCTCCGGGCCGAGCAGCAAGCCGATGGCTCGTGGTGCTCCGCTGGATCGGCCGACGCTCTTACTACCGCGGTGGCGGTCCGCGCGCTCGCTTCGGCCGGCGTTCATCCGCAGAACGCACAGGCCTGCGGCGCCGGCCGAAAGTACTTGGCGGTCCAGCAGCAGCTAAGCGGCGGCTGGGATTCCTCGACGCTGGGGCCGGTGCCGGCGACCGCCGCGGTGCTGTTGGCCCTGGCCGGCGACGGGGCGGAGCACACTGTAGCCATCGAGGCCGCCGCCAACTGGTTGTTGGCCCACCAGCACGCCAGCGGCGCCTGGTGCAAAGACGACACCGCCGCCACGGCCGCCGCGGTCGAGGCGGTTGTCGAGGCGGGAATGGAGCTCGACGCGCTGGAGCCGTCGGTGGCTTGGCTGCTGGACGCCTCGGCAGACGACGGCGGCTGGAGCGGAACCGACGACGCGTTCTGCCCTCAAGCCACCGCCGCGGCCCTCACCGCACTGGTTGCGTGGCGCGATGCGGCGAGCCGGCAGCTCGCCACCGCGCCTCGCCCTGCCCTGCGGCTGGTGCGCGCCTAGGCCGTGAACCTCTGGACGCTCGCGGCTCAAAGTGGTCGCGAGTCGACCGTGGCGATTGCGGCCAATGTTGAGCTATGGAATTGGCCGGCGCCGGGCGGGTCGGGTAGGCTGAAGCGAAACCACTTCCCCACGAGGCCGCTATGGGCGCCGTCAACGAGACCGTGAAGACTGTCAACAGCACGCTGCGAACGCTGATCGCGGCGGTGTTCGTCGGGGGTGCGGGGTACGCGGGGTACCAGGGGTACGCGATCTTCAATGCGCCCAAGCAGCAGCTCGAGGCCAAAGAGAAAGAGCTAACCAAGCTGCGGCAAGACTACGAGACGATCCAGGCGACCATCGCCGAGAAGGACGCCGAGATTGAACGCCTCGACGCCGCCAACCACCTCTTGAAGGTCGACCAGCGCGTGGCGGAGCTGCGGGTGCTCGATCAGAAGAAGCAGGACGATGGCGACACGCTGACCACCGTCGAGTTCACCGAAACCAGCCCCGACGGCATCAAGATTGGCGAGCCGAAGCGGTTCGATATCCCGGGCGACCGCGTCTACGTCGAGTACCTGGTCGTGAAGTTCAACGACGCGATGGTCGAGCAGGCCGACGTCGAGCGGGGGACCGCCATCGCATTGTTCCAACGCATCTTCGGCAATCAGCAGGAGGCGGACGAGGGGTTCACGCTCGACCAACCGGGCGCCCAACCCAACGGCTACGCCCGCGGCGGCATGCCGAGCAAGTTTGAGCAGCAGTTCTGGGACAATTTCTGGGACCTTGCGCACGACCGGGAGAAGCTTGAATCGCTGGGGGTCCGCGCGCTGCAGGGCAACGCGCCGTTCTTCCAGGTGCGGCCCGGCGAGACCTACCGGCTGTGGCTGCGCACCAGCGGCGATTTCACGATGAGCCCGGTCACCGAACCAGCCCCCGCGGGCGACCTCAACTAGCGCTCCCCGGCCTTGCGAGCCGGGGCGTCCCCGCCCCCGGCGCGGCTCGACTGGGTCGACCCCTGCTTCAGGGGCCGCCGGGGCCGGGGACGGCCCGGCTCGCGCGTTCGTCCATCGCCCACGTCAAGATATGTCGGGGCCGTCGAGGAGGTCTTCGCCGTACCCCGGCGGGAACCCTTCGAAGATCCCCTCGCCGAAGCGCTGCTGCTCCTTCTTAGGCTTCTTTGGCGGGAGCGGTTGCTTGGGGTCCTCGGGGGGACGCCGGGGGACGCTCCCCTTGCGCCGTGCTTCTTCGGCGGCCGCGTGTTCGAGCGCCGCGATCGTCTCCGCGTCGCTGAACTGCTCCGCCCAGTACGCGGCGTCGCCGATGCCGGGGGCGTTTTCGAGGCGGTCCGAAGGATTGCGCTTCTTGACCCGCGGGAGCTCCCGCACCCATTGTTCGCTGTCGACCCAGCGGGCGCCCCGGCTCCGCGCGGCGCGTTGCACGCGGTGGTCGCTGGAGACTACCACCATCCCCTTGGGCGCGCGGTGCTGCTCGATGATCTCTTCCAGCAGCGCGTCCGCGTCTTCGTAGCCGCGGGCGTAGCGGATCTTGATTGATTCGTGGGTCGCGGTATCGGGCAACCCCGGCGGCGCGCCGGCCGCGTCGAACACGATTGTCGTCACCCGCCGCTGCTTGGCGGTGAGCCGGCCCGCGAGCATCGCCAGCAGGGCCTCGCGTTCGGCCTGCAGCGTGCCGGCCGCTTGCCCTTGGGCGAACACCCCGGCGGCGTGCAGCAGGTTGTAGCCGTCGATCAAGAACATGGGGGCTGCGCCCCCGTGGCTGGGGGTTGGGGGTAGGGGCTGGGGACGCGCACGGCGATCGGTCAACGTTGCCGCGATTTTGCGCGCGACGGGCCGGACCAGAGTACCACGCAGGGCGACCGCCTGGCGCGGCCCCAATCTCCAAGCCTCAATCTCCAAGCCCCAGCCACTAAACCCCAGCCACTAAATCCTAGCCCCTAGCCCCGGCGGCGCAGCCGCCACGTCGAGGCCCAGCACGTGGGCCAGCAACGCGGCGCGGATCCACATGCCGTTTCTTGCTTGCCGGAAGTACATCGCTCGGGGGTCGTTGTCGATCTCGTGCGGGATCTCGCCGAAGTGCTGGTCGCGCGGGAACGGGTGCAGGATGGGGGCGTACCGCTTCATCCGCGACACAAGCGCCATGCTGAGCCGGTACTGGCTGAAGTCGATCGCCGCGAGCGATTCGGCGTCGCCGGGCTCGTTGTGCTCCTTCTGTACGCGGGTCATGTAGAGCGCGTCGATCTGCTCGATGGCGGGCCGCCCGTCGATGGCGGCCTCGAACGAGTCGAGCTCGACCACGGCGACGCCCCGTTCACGCAGCCGATCCCGCAGGTCGTCTCGCATACGCAGCCGCGGGTGGTCGGGGGTGATGAACACCAGCCGCACGCCGGGGTAGGCGGCCAGCAGCATCGCCAGCGACCGCACGGTGCGGCCCCGGCAGATGTCTCCGCAGAACCCGTACGTCTTCCCCGCCAGGCCCCGCTCCAGGCCCTCGAAGCCGTGCTGTTTGCGCAGCTCTTCTAGTTTGCCGGCGCCGGGGGAGTCCTTTGGGTTCTCGAAGTTGAACGTCCGCTGCAGCGTGTAGATGTCCAGCAGCGCCTGCGTGGGGTGCTCGTCGGCCCCGGAGCCGGCGTTGATGATCGGCACGCTGCGCGAGCCGCTGGCCTCCAGGTCGTTCATCAGGTAGGCGCAGCACTCGGCCAGCCTAGCGATGGGAGAACGCATGATGATCAGGTCGAAGTAACTGCTGAACATCCGGATCGAGTCGAAACGGGTCTCCCCCTTGGTCTCGCTCGAAGTAGAGGGGTCGCGGACCTCGTTGCAGGTGATCCCCAAGATCTGGCAGGCCGCCATGAAGGAGAGGAAGGTCCGCGTTGAGGGCTGCGTAAAGTACAGCATGGCCCGCTTGTGGGGGGCGAGGCCGATGAGAAAGTCTTGCCCCGCACGGGTCTGAGAGAGCAGCCGGATCCGATCGGCCGTGCCCGCCAGGGCGTCGAGCAGATGGGGGCTCAACTGCCCGGAAAAGATCACGTGCCGCAGCCGGCCGTCGGCGCAGAACTCTGCCGCCTTGGCGGCCACGGGACGCGTGAGACGCGTCTCGTAGTGCAGCAGGTCGCGGTCGTCTTGCGTCAGCGGCGCGGGGGGTTCCATATGGGGTGGGTTATCGCGTCGCATCGAGCGAGCGTCAAGCTAGCCGGCCGAGCCGACAGCGACGCACGACGGGCGCGGCCCGGCGATCCGTGCTTCCGTTGGCCTACGCACACGCGCCGCGCCAACGCCGGCAACGCGCGAACGCCGCGAGCCCTAGGGCCATGAGCAGCGCCGAGGCCGGCTCCGGGACGGCCGAGATCTCAAGGCGGTACATCTGCACCTGCCCCGACACTCCGCGGGCCACCGCGTGGTAGATCACCCCCGGAAGCGCCTGGAGGCCCGAAATGGTCTCTGCGAAGCCGTAGCCACGCAGGTTTGCGAACCCGACCGTCTGGCTGTTGGCCAAGAGTTCGAGGCTGAGGTCGGCCAGGTGCGACGTGACGAACAGCGGGTCCCCGCTCGCGGCGTCGATCCCGTACGACGGGCCGACCGGCGTGAGCCGGACGTCGACCAGCATCGCCTGGGCGACAGAAAACTCGTAGTAGTCGACGTCCGAAAGGTTGTCGATGCTGATGAAGTCGGACTGGTCCGGCGTCACCACCGCAGAACCGGCCGACGTGCCGATCTGCCAAGAGCCGCCGGGCGAGATCACGCCGGCCTGTGTGGCGGTCGCGGCGGTGTCGTTGCCGCCGCTCTTCTCCAACCGGTCGCCGTAGTTGCGGTGCAGCGCCAGGATGTCGTCGAACTGCGGGCCGTCAAACCCGATCGTGATCCGCGGCTCCATCAGGATGCCGTACTCGGCGCGGTCCTCGACGTGGTTGAACCCCAACGCGTGGCCGATCTCGTGGCCGACCGTGTTGCGGAAGCGGAGCGAGTTGAGCTCCGTGTTGCCGTAGAAGAGCACGTTTGCGGTGTCGAGCACCTGGTCGGCGTTGTTCGGGAAGTAGTTGATGGCGACGATCGACGGCACGCCGGGCACCTCGCCGTCAATCAGGTGGCCGGCGATCCGGATGTCGGAGTTCACACCCAGCGTGCCGGTCACGGTCGAGATGCCCGAGGTTGTGTTGTTGGGCTCGTACACAAAGCTCACGCCGCCGAGTTCCGACCAGCGATCGAACACCTGCTTGTAAAGCTGCATCCACGGGCGGTCGATCAGCGGGTCCGAAGGGAGCCCGCCGGAAGGGTAGAGCCCGTCGAAGGTGGCGATAAGGTTGCTGGGGTCGTTTCCGTACGTCCCGGCAAAGACCGGCGTGCCGTCTGGCACGACGCCCCAGGTGATAATGGCCGGCGAGCCGATGGCGCCGGTCCCGCCGCTGAAGGAGGGCTGGGTGGCGGTGGAGGTCCAGCGCGCGCTGACCTGGAAAGCGGGCACGCCGGGGTCGAACTCCGAGGCGAGCAGGGGGACGTCCTCGCCACCGCCGATGACCACGTGGGCGTGCAGAGGGCAGGCGCCCTGCTCACAGAGGACGCACGCGGCGGCCCTGTCGGCAGAGAGGCATAGCGCCGCCAGCATGATCGCTGCGGAGCGTGAATAGGTATGCATGTAGTTCTGCCTCGGTGTAGGTGCGCCACCCGGGTCGCCTAGAACCAAAAGCGGCGGCCAAGCGCTCCGACCGGCGCCGCGATCGCGTAGATCGTTGCGCCGCCGAGAGAGGGCTTGGCCGCCGCTTTTGCTGGCTTAGCGTTACCTTGGGTGGTTCCGCACGTGTGCGGGAAGGAGCTTGGAGGAGATCTTGCCTCGGTCGAAGGACGAGAAAACGGCCTAGTCCCGATCCTAATTGGCCGTTCAACCTCCGTCAATCAAACGGCCGCCGGCCCTCAGAACGCCGGCCGCGGGCCCCGTCAAACCGCTTCAACCGGGGCGACCCGAGGCCCGCCCCGGGCGCGCTAGTCCGCCACGCGCCACCGCGACCGGAACAACCAGACGATCAGCCCGAGGACGACCAGGTTGTACGCCACCGACCAGCCAAAGAACCCCAGAACGATGTAGGGCTCGCCGGCGGCCTGGGCTAAGTTGGTCTGGCCCCGCTCCCCACGTTCGATCGAGAGCGGCAGCGCGAAGGCCGCGGCCAGCGGGCTGGTGGACTGCATCGCCTCGACGGCGCTCGATGCGGGGGCGCCGCGGAAGAAGGTCTCTGTGAAGAACCGGGCCGCTACCGGGGCGGCGAACAGCGTCACCACCACTAGGTAGCTGGCGATCAGCGCCGTGCTCGACTTGCGGAACAGCGTCGAGGCGGCCAGGGCCGTCATCGCCGTGGTCAGGCAGGTGAATGCCACGATTAACATGTAGCCGGCCATCGTCGGCAGGTTGGTCAAGAAGCCGATGCCCGGCATGACGCACGCCAGCAGCACGGGCCACAACAAGAACCCGGTCAGCACGCTCGAGACGCGCAGCCCCGAGAGCAGCTTGCCCCACATCATCTGCCAGGGGGTGATGAGCGTCACCAGCAGCAGGTCGAGCGTCTGGCGTTCGCGTTCGCTGCAGACGCTGCCCGCTGAGAAGACCGGGCCGACGAGCATGTTGAACAAGATCACGTACGCGATGTACCACGGCGCGTACCAGGGCCAGATGTACAGCGCGCAGGCCATGATGGGGATGGCCAGCGCCATGCTCACCTGGATCACCACGCGCAGCATCAGCGTCCCCTGGGCGAAGATCTCGCTCCGCATCTCCTTGTCGTAGATCGGGTTGACGCCGTCTTCGATGAAGGTGGTGCGTTTGGGGGGGGCGAAGAGCTTGTCGGGGAACTCGTCGCGCTTGATGTAGAGCCCCACCGACTTCTGCGACTCCGACTCGAGGTCGATCACCTCGGCGCCGCCGGACCCCAGGTCGGCCGGGTAGAGCAATCGCCGACACGCCTGCCGCCACAGCACGGTGCTGAGGGTCAGGCAGACCGCCGGAAAGAAGACCAGGATCACCGCCAACCGGATCCCGCCGACCCGGCCCAACGCGTTCCACATCAGCACCCCCAGCATGGCCAGAGGCAAGATCAGCAAGTAGGAGACCACCAGCGAAGCGCTGGTCCGTTGGAAGATGCTGCTGGCCCACAGGCTGATGACGCCGAACAGCGCCACGCTGGTGATCATGGCAAAGTACGCGGCAAACACCTCGTACGCCGAGACGCCCCCCAGCGGCAGGCAGAGCATCACGATCGGCAGCGAGCAGAGCATCAAGATGCCCAGGTGCGTCAGCGCCGCCAGCAGCTTGCCCAGCACGATGGCCCCGGGCCTCAGCGGGCTGGCCAGCAGCATCTCGAAGCTGAGCCGCTCTTTCTCGCCCGTGATCGCCCCCGCGGCGAAGCTGGGCGCCATCAGCGACGCCAGCAGGTACTGCCCCAAGAAGAACAGGTTCACCAGCC from Pirellulimonas nuda includes:
- a CDS encoding prenyltransferase/squalene oxidase repeat-containing protein; its protein translation is MMLRFESRPARRVRSIRSVAPRLPGAAPLIDGARVAIVTARAALLARQSPCGAWRSGAGIDAGLTARLVLLDLRVGASDPLRTEQLCRALRGAQSESGGWPAAGDGPVDLSCSVLAYFALKSAGASPADPDLRRARQAIAELGGLGGVDLDAQRWLAMFGQVAQSGVTPVVTLSPKQGVAELIGAGDATTSAVARPIDPLAEALWEAAVNNRPADLAGRLHHDTQAETLAVHAPCDQTLNTAAALGGLLATGADPLDGAIVAGRTALGASAADGSILARAAALLALADAGRAADAPPWLRVAQEEEVAAGTAAAADELRAALAESLRAEQQADGSWCSAGSADALTTAVAVRALASAGVHPQNAQACGAGRKYLAVQQQLSGGWDSSTLGPVPATAAVLLALAGDGAEHTVAIEAAANWLLAHQHASGAWCKDDTAATAAAVEAVVEAGMELDALEPSVAWLLDASADDGGWSGTDDAFCPQATAAALTALVAWRDAASRQLATAPRPALRLVRA
- a CDS encoding ABC transporter permease, with translation MYLSNNPVLQHELLANLRMPRAFLLLAAYIGLLGVVVMLAWPEAQKVDLAQPEEAKRLVNLFFLGQYLLASLMAPSFAAGAITGEKERLSFEMLLASPLRPGAIVLGKLLAALTHLGILMLCSLPIVMLCLPLGGVSAYEVFAAYFAMITSVALFGVISLWASSIFQRTSASLVVSYLLILPLAMLGVLMWNALGRVGGIRLAVILVFFPAVCLTLSTVLWRQACRRLLYPADLGSGGAEVIDLESESQKSVGLYIKRDEFPDKLFAPPKRTTFIEDGVNPIYDKEMRSEIFAQGTLMLRVVIQVSMALAIPIMACALYIWPWYAPWYIAYVILFNMLVGPVFSAGSVCSERERQTLDLLLVTLITPWQMMWGKLLSGLRVSSVLTGFLLWPVLLACVMPGIGFLTNLPTMAGYMLIVAFTCLTTAMTALAASTLFRKSSTALIASYLVVVTLFAAPVAARFFTETFFRGAPASSAVEAMQSTSPLAAAFALPLSIERGERGQTNLAQAAGEPYIVLGFFGWSVAYNLVVLGLIVWLFRSRWRVAD
- a CDS encoding PEP-CTERM sorting domain-containing protein — encoded protein: MHTYSRSAAIMLAALCLSADRAAACVLCEQGACPLHAHVVIGGGEDVPLLASEFDPGVPAFQVSARWTSTATQPSFSGGTGAIGSPAIITWGVVPDGTPVFAGTYGNDPSNLIATFDGLYPSGGLPSDPLIDRPWMQLYKQVFDRWSELGGVSFVYEPNNTTSGISTVTGTLGVNSDIRIAGHLIDGEVPGVPSIVAINYFPNNADQVLDTANVLFYGNTELNSLRFRNTVGHEIGHALGFNHVEDRAEYGILMEPRITIGFDGPQFDDILALHRNYGDRLEKSGGNDTAATATQAGVISPGGSWQIGTSAGSAVVTPDQSDFISIDNLSDVDYYEFSVAQAMLVDVRLTPVGPSYGIDAASGDPLFVTSHLADLSLELLANSQTVGFANLRGYGFAETISGLQALPGVIYHAVARGVSGQVQMYRLEISAVPEPASALLMALGLAAFARCRRWRGACA
- a CDS encoding aspartate/ornithine carbamoyltransferase family protein; the encoded protein is MEPPAPLTQDDRDLLHYETRLTRPVAAKAAEFCADGRLRHVIFSGQLSPHLLDALAGTADRIRLLSQTRAGQDFLIGLAPHKRAMLYFTQPSTRTFLSFMAACQILGITCNEVRDPSTSSETKGETRFDSIRMFSSYFDLIIMRSPIARLAECCAYLMNDLEASGSRSVPIINAGSGADEHPTQALLDIYTLQRTFNFENPKDSPGAGKLEELRKQHGFEGLERGLAGKTYGFCGDICRGRTVRSLAMLLAAYPGVRLVFITPDHPRLRMRDDLRDRLRERGVAVVELDSFEAAIDGRPAIEQIDALYMTRVQKEHNEPGDAESLAAIDFSQYRLSMALVSRMKRYAPILHPFPRDQHFGEIPHEIDNDPRAMYFRQARNGMWIRAALLAHVLGLDVAAAPPGLGARI
- a CDS encoding NYN domain-containing protein, coding for MFLIDGYNLLHAAGVFAQGQAAGTLQAEREALLAMLAGRLTAKQRRVTTIVFDAAGAPPGLPDTATHESIKIRYARGYEDADALLEEIIEQHRAPKGMVVVSSDHRVQRAARSRGARWVDSEQWVRELPRVKKRNPSDRLENAPGIGDAAYWAEQFSDAETIAALEHAAAEEARRKGSVPRRPPEDPKQPLPPKKPKKEQQRFGEGIFEGFPPGYGEDLLDGPDIS